In Petrotoga miotherma DSM 10691, a single genomic region encodes these proteins:
- the hydE gene encoding [FeFe] hydrogenase H-cluster radical SAM maturase HydE yields the protein MKLQNHEILKKLQSKVPHSPSQWADYTNFSEKVKNIVNYFISNETIEKEHIIQILSLNKHDKDREELFKVANLIRKEYTGDYINIKGVIEFSNYCKKNCYYCGLRAKNPIIQRYRMTPDEIIEVANQAAILGLDTIILQSGEDDKYTDDDLIYLIKEIRKKTSLPVSLSIGERSFSSYRKFRKAGAVRVLLKHETINKKIFKNIHPEKSYDNRIELLRYMNTLGYVTGSGNIIGLPGQTLEDIAEDILFMRNENLRMIGMGPFIPTENTPLKDHPRGSGELTLNAYCATRFCIPKAQIPTTTALGTISPDLQYQGFYAGCNVIMVNITPEVYRKNYNIYDNKIKVEFYETYEKIKQLGFSPSKITQKRMEEKKNASNIRL from the coding sequence ATGAAATTACAAAATCACGAGATTTTAAAAAAGTTACAGAGTAAAGTTCCACATTCCCCATCCCAGTGGGCTGATTACACTAATTTTTCTGAAAAAGTTAAGAATATTGTGAATTATTTTATATCTAATGAAACCATTGAAAAAGAACACATCATCCAAATCTTGTCTTTAAATAAACATGATAAAGATCGAGAAGAACTTTTCAAGGTTGCAAATCTGATCAGAAAAGAGTATACAGGAGATTATATAAACATTAAAGGAGTTATCGAGTTTTCAAATTATTGTAAGAAAAACTGTTACTATTGTGGATTGAGAGCTAAGAATCCAATTATACAAAGGTACCGGATGACTCCCGATGAAATTATTGAAGTGGCAAATCAGGCAGCGATACTTGGTTTAGATACGATCATTCTTCAAAGTGGTGAAGATGATAAATACACAGATGATGATTTAATCTACCTCATTAAAGAAATAAGAAAAAAAACAAGTTTACCAGTATCTTTATCCATTGGGGAAAGAAGCTTTTCGTCGTATAGAAAATTCAGAAAAGCTGGCGCAGTAAGAGTGCTTCTAAAACATGAAACTATCAACAAAAAAATTTTTAAAAATATTCATCCTGAAAAAAGCTATGATAATAGAATAGAACTCTTAAGGTACATGAATACCCTGGGTTATGTGACAGGTTCGGGTAATATTATAGGTTTACCGGGACAAACGTTAGAAGACATAGCAGAAGATATTCTTTTTATGAGAAACGAAAATCTTAGGATGATAGGTATGGGTCCTTTTATCCCAACTGAAAACACTCCGTTAAAAGATCATCCTCGTGGAAGTGGTGAATTAACTTTAAACGCTTACTGTGCTACAAGGTTTTGTATTCCAAAGGCGCAAATACCTACCACTACCGCATTAGGAACAATTTCTCCAGATTTACAATACCAAGGTTTTTATGCAGGATGTAACGTTATCATGGTTAACATAACTCCAGAGGTATATAGAAAAAATTACAACATCTATGATAATAAGATAAAAGTAGAGTTTTATGAAACGTATGAGAAAATCAAACAATTAGGCTTCTCACCTTCCAAAATAACCCAAAAACGAATGGAGGAGAAAAAGAATGCCAGCAACATCCGGTTATAG
- the hydG gene encoding [FeFe] hydrogenase H-cluster radical SAM maturase HydG produces MFWVRDKANQKSFIKEDEIFKLLEEMKSPSRLKVRDIIQKSLSKERLDSDEVATLLNVEDDETLEEIFEGARTLKKNIYGNRIVLFAPLYIGNKCINNCEYCGFRSSNSEIFRNTLSFEQLEKEVRALENKGHKRLILVYGEHPDYDADFIAKTVETVYKTKNRNGEIRRVNINAAPQTIDDYKKIKEVGIGTFQIFQETYHYETYKKVHPKGPKSSYIWRLYGLDRAIAAGMDDVGIGALFGLYDYKFEVMGLISHTIHLEERFGFGPHTISFPRMEPALNTPLSEQPPYLVNDNEFKKIVAILRLAVPYTGLILTAREPSHIRNEILKLGVSQIDAGSNIGIGAYSTEDQEAYRKSQFTLGDQRSLDAVINELAIEGYLPSFCTACYRMGRTGEHFMEFAIPGFVKRFCTPNAILTLLEYAQDYALENTRISIEKRIKEELKNMDDGPIKEKLLERIYLVKAGKRDLYF; encoded by the coding sequence GTGTTTTGGGTAAGAGATAAGGCAAATCAAAAATCTTTTATCAAAGAAGATGAAATATTTAAGCTCTTGGAAGAAATGAAATCCCCAAGTAGATTAAAAGTCAGAGACATTATTCAAAAATCGTTATCAAAAGAAAGATTGGATTCGGATGAAGTCGCAACACTTTTAAACGTTGAAGATGATGAAACGTTAGAAGAGATTTTTGAAGGAGCAAGAACATTAAAAAAGAACATATATGGGAATAGAATAGTGTTATTTGCCCCTCTTTATATTGGAAACAAATGCATAAACAATTGTGAATACTGTGGTTTTAGATCAAGTAACAGCGAAATTTTTAGAAATACCCTTAGTTTTGAACAATTAGAGAAAGAAGTAAGAGCCCTTGAAAACAAAGGTCACAAAAGATTGATATTAGTATATGGCGAACATCCTGACTACGATGCGGATTTCATCGCTAAAACCGTAGAAACTGTATACAAAACTAAAAACAGAAACGGTGAGATCAGAAGGGTGAATATTAATGCTGCCCCTCAGACAATTGATGATTACAAAAAAATAAAAGAAGTAGGTATAGGAACGTTTCAAATTTTTCAAGAAACTTATCATTATGAAACATATAAGAAAGTTCATCCAAAGGGGCCAAAATCAAGTTATATATGGAGACTATACGGATTAGACAGAGCAATAGCTGCAGGTATGGACGACGTTGGGATCGGTGCCTTATTTGGACTTTACGATTATAAATTTGAGGTTATGGGACTTATATCTCACACCATACATTTGGAAGAACGCTTTGGATTTGGTCCACATACAATTTCCTTTCCACGAATGGAACCAGCCTTAAATACCCCTTTATCTGAGCAACCTCCCTACCTTGTTAATGATAATGAATTCAAAAAGATAGTGGCAATTTTAAGGTTGGCTGTACCCTATACTGGTTTAATTTTAACAGCAAGGGAACCTTCCCATATAAGAAACGAGATATTAAAGTTAGGAGTTTCACAAATCGATGCTGGTTCTAACATTGGGATTGGAGCATATTCAACAGAAGACCAAGAAGCCTATAGAAAAAGCCAATTCACCTTAGGTGACCAAAGGAGTTTAGACGCTGTAATAAATGAATTAGCGATCGAAGGTTATCTTCCTTCATTTTGTACCGCATGCTATCGTATGGGGAGAACTGGTGAGCATTTCATGGAGTTTGCAATACCTGGATTTGTGAAAAGGTTTTGTACTCCCAACGCTATTTTAACTCTATTAGAATATGCACAAGATTACGCACTGGAAAATACCAGAATATCTATCGAAAAAAGGATCAAAGAAGAATTAAAAAATATGGATGATGGGCCCATTAAAGAGAAATTATTGGAAAGAATATATCTTGTTAAGGCTGGAAAAAGAGATCTATACTTTTGA